DNA sequence from the Pempheris klunzingeri isolate RE-2024b chromosome 9, fPemKlu1.hap1, whole genome shotgun sequence genome:
ctgtgcttgcattcttgagataaagaagagttggagaaggccttgaacagtgagaagtcagcgcACCTGAGTTTctcaccaaccgcccctgcgaggaggagagggagcagggtgttcctcctctcagactgctgagaggaggaactttacatatatatgcttgaaagacactgagactgctcagtgcagatgtagatctttgcctgtactccttgcttgtcTCTGTtagatctctgtctctgagagtttatcttgtgtgttgtggaaattaatggtacgaactaacagcgaaaatacagtccttgtcttatagaaataatttcctgacagtTACCACttcaacattttcacatcataCTGTAGTAATTTTTCCATAATTATTCCCATTGTTGAGGCAGAGACAGTTTTCCGCTCGGGCCTTAAATGAATGACATCAGAGGGGAAATTACCAGGCTTCAAAGACTGAAACATCTTTCTCCATGTGATGTACTGCAATGGTGCCATGTATTTGTTGCTGAAAGAGTTCATATCAAACTCCGGGGCAATATCCAGCTGCACACATGGGCTGTcgaggaaaaacaaatatgcaTTTACTGTCAGCACAAATTATgccagacagagagggagagatcaaATAAGGATGTGACAGgtgcaaaaatgccaaaagcAATTAATCAGTCGagacactgaaataaacacttACCTTAGCTGTGGGAGCTAGAGGGAAGGAAATGAAAGGCAAATCACATTAACAACTTgtttcaaaatgatgaaaaatacacAAGTCAAAGTAGATGACACTCTTCCTGATGTGATCTTCATATAAATGGCTACTGTGAGGCATCAAACTCTGATTCTCATTTAAACTTTCTGTCCGAGCTGATACGTCACCTCAGTCAGCACGATGTTCTCGGTGGCGGCGCTAGCCTGCTGTAGCGCTCGCATGTTATCCTCCAGCTCCCTCACAGCCAGCTCCGTGGCCTCCAGGTGGCGCTGGACTTTCTctagctcctcctcctgctccctccttAGCTGCTCCAGCACGCAGGCCTCCTCATCGTGCAGGATCTGATGGAGAGCCCTGAACTCCCCTGTGACGCGAGCCTGCAGATCGGCTCCGACTCTCTGTGACGGGGAAACAAAATGGCTAATTATGTGGAGGACATAATAGCGTCTTGTCTCCTTTGCATTGCCACATTTGTCATTGACCAGTTTGAAATAGTAATGATTTAACTATGTTGTTGCCTTGTGGCTTGTCCCATTAAAGCCTAAATAACATCTGCAAAAGTACACATCTTTAAAAAGGGAGACAAACAAGGGGGCAATAAAGCTACACTTAGCGTCAAAGATCTATGTGCCAAACATCTACAGAGTGTTTAAGAAGGAGGGATTTGATCAActcagcacagcacacacacaactaaacTCAACATCTTATCTCCCATCTGTCTCGCACACattagatgtgtttttgtttctgtcgcCTCTGCCTGTACACAAATTAGTCACATGCAACACAGTCTTATCAGTTTGTTTAGGCAACAGAAAGCAAGCGAATACGGCAGGAGGACTAAGGATTTCCTTTGCATAGTCGACACACAATGAAGTCAGAGGTCGTAGCGGTTGATCAAATTTGaaccagtcaaaagtttgagTCAGTATCAAACCCACAAAGGTGCTCTCAGGGTCTCCTCAGCAGGGAGGCTGAGATTCAGTATTTGTGTCTCCTTCTGCTCTTAACTCCCTcaggggatgaataaagtatctGTATGTCTATAAGGTCAGTTTATACAAAGACTTTCTCACAATGACACTTTACAAAAGGCACCAAAAATACATGTTTGATAAGGATTCATAGAATTTATCTCCTAAAACTTCAATCACcatgtaaaaagtgaaaaatactgATATTAATTGTAGATTAATTGTAGGTTATAGTCGCTAACTGCAAGACAGTGGAATTAAACACAGAATTTCTCAATTCTGTATGATTTAGTTCATCGAGTAGCAAATGTACTCCACTTGGGGATTTCCCGGTTAGCCAgtaaaacaaaacttaaaaacaagGAAGCGTTCCCTCGTTTCAGCTCAGTTCAATtaattcacaaataaaaatcCTGCAAGCCCCCGAAGCTAGTCAAGAAGAAAGAGGGCATAAAAGGGACAGACGGTCACCTGGCCTCCACCAACTAACAGTTACTGTGGGGACTGTTGTTGAGATGTTAGCTGTCGGATCCTCAACGGATTCCTTAGAATTATGAGAGGAGCTGCTTTGCCAGACACACAGGAATATGAGCAAACGCAGACTTAACAGAAAGCAAAACGCCCAAGTAGGCTGACAAAGTGGAGCTCTAACTTCTCGCTGCTCTTCACTAGACAACATGCTAATCTGTACAACTCAATCAGAAACAGACGTAAAGGGGGCGTACTTCCAAAAAAATGGGTAAATCAGAGCAACATCACGATTGACAGGAGTGGTGTGATTGTGGAggtaagtgaaaaaaacaacataaaacaggcaacatttctattatttacAACAACATAATCTGGGTGATCCAATATGATCCAATAGGGTTAGAAAGGCATTTACGCACTCAAGTGTGAGACCATTATGTTTTACATATCAAAGCACAAACTGTCACTTACCACATATGCAAACACCACTAAATATGCACAGTGAACATACTGCAAACAGCCATTAAGGAGGGATATGTTCATTCTTATCTGTTAAGTGCTGCCATCTCTGTAGTCCCCTGGAGGAGTGTACCTTTATGGCATCCatcttgtctctgtctctgcgaATACTGTTGATGAAATCGTCCTTCCTCAGGCGATGGCTCTCCAAAGTCTCTTTCAGCTGTTTCTGTACAGCAACATGCAAATCAAATCAGTGCACTTAGAGAGACTGTGCAGAGAATAAAGGAACTCATAAACAACTGTAAACATGCCTAAAATTGAATgagcaagaaataaaaaaaaaaaaaagccatgcgATAAATAATACCACCCAAGGAAGCGTGCTGAAACACCTAACTTAATAAAATCTAGTGCAACAAAGGCAGAAACTAGCgtgagaaaatatttttcctctttttttgctgttcccccccctcttcctggtctttatgctaagctaatctgCTGCTGGAGTTAGCCTATACTTACGGGAGAGAGTGATATCGATCTTTTTCCCAAAATGctaaactattcctttagaaACAACCATTAAGTTGTCgtatttaaaaacaattcaactaaacaaaagtgaaaaatagGACCCCTTACAGGCATTTTTGACtaaatcatattaaaatgtacAGGTGGTTTTATTATTCTGACAGTGTGTACTGGTTTCCCTGCAGCCACATATCCTGTCATACAAAGTAATATAACAAAGGGAGTGGAGAGCGAACTTTGCCCTGAGCAATTCAGGCGAGACGTGTTCAGGGTGGGACgacagtgaaataaacacagatgtggactgaaacagaaaacaattgTATTCAACTTATATAACTCAAAGGTTATTATTAATCGATATGTTTACTTTGGCGCATGAGGTTCTTTGTACAAGACTGGCAGATAATTAATAATGGCCTGGAGAAAGGGCAAGACAAACACCCGGAAGGATCACAGGATCATGGTTAAAGCAGCGCAGGCGTGAATTCACCTCGAGGTTCTTGATGTAGGAGTCCGAGGTGGTGGCCCTGACCTTCTCCACCATGGCTGTCACAAGGTAGTTGGTTTGAAAGTGCTTGGAGGTGAACTCCTTGCGGCACTGTGGGCAGGTTACGGGGCTCTGAGTTCCCCTCCAGTACCTGGAGATGCAGGGCTTGCAGAAGTGGTGCATACAGGCCAGCATGACGGGCTCGCGGAACAGGTCGCAGCATATGGCACACGTCAGGTCCTCTCTCAGGCTGCCTTTGGTGGATgcggcagcggcagcggcaggaggagcagcagccatGGTGGAGGGTGGCCTCTTCGCCTAAAgtctgtccacactgaggaagtgaaaagaaaagaaaaatcctgCAGGTCAGgagggaaagtgagagagaaactCACAGACAGATTTTTGTCCAGACAGATGACATAGAATAAGACAAAAAGTTCAGTCTACAGCAGCAACTTCCTGTGGTGCACTTTACACTGGCGACAGTTACTGATTGTCTAAATCTGGATCCACCTCCCCTCTGAAGTCCAACACTCCTGCAACAACAGATCAGCGCACACAACTCTCCATTTGCtctaaataactaaataaaaacaaaacaagctgaaCATCTAGTTGAGCTGTAAACCACAGCCAGTAGAGTAGAGCAGAAATCAGGTGATGCATCACGGGACAGTTTAAGCTAGCGTGTGATTTGATGTCGAAGGTTTGTATCGTTGCACGCAGCCTGCAGCCTGCTAGCAGCCAATAAACAGCCTGTTTCAGCGGAACAAGTTCAAACTCTGACATGGTGACTACAATCGACTGTTAGTGAACACTTTGATGAACCTACGGTGTCTGTTGTCTGGAGAAATGTGTGGCCAAACACTTCAAAGTCGCTCCATCTGCTGTCTGATCCCTCGGCTGCTGTTTGGGAACAAGACGTACAGCCGCAGTGCGCATGCGCCAACTACAAACGCGCCTTTGATTGGTCCATATGTTTCACAGCCAGACGTCTGTTCGTGCACAGAGGAACATTTCCTCATCTGCACTTAGCACATTTTCCTGTGCCACTTTGCAAagcactgaaaactgataagAACTCAAGCTACACTATTCTGTCTAATTTGCAGAAGCAGCCTCTGCCTTCGCTGCGTCTTCTTGCCACAAGCAGAGCAGTTTAGAAAGACTGAGTCTAAATGCAAACATCTCAGTTGTAATCCCTCTACATTATGGTGTAACTGTTTTAAAGCCTTCACCGCAATGATGGGGTTTAAGAATATCATTCTGGTGCAGAAAACTCTTCCCTATAATGGGATTTAAAGGGCCATGTCATCAATTTCAGCGTTGCACTTCCACAAAGTTGGCAGAATTACAAGACACGCATGTTAGAAAGAGTGGtcaaaaataaagcagcacagGCTGACGGATGCTCACTTTTAGTCTCTGGATCCTACATTCTCCATAATGCAATTGTGCAATTGCAATCTTTAGTCAGTGTAGTTTATCAAATTACTTTGGGGTAATTTAGAGGACTAGGATTTTAGAAAGGTCCCATAGATCCACAGTGGACATTCTGCAGCTGCTTTCACTGGCTGAATATTTTTCCATGTATAAGATCGGTGAAGTGCACCTGgaattaaatttgtttttttgttttgtctgacatcCACTGTCTATAAAACAGTGAATATGGAATGTAAACTTGCCGTCATGTTGTAAAGACGCCCATATTCctagaaaaaaatacagagaacatgaacttaataataattaataattaatttgacTGCCTCTAGAGCCACATGCAACTCGATCAGAAGTTCAGGATCAGGCCCTGATCACTTTTGCTTCCCCACACCCATTGGCCCTGTCTTAGAATAAAAGAAGAATACACTAGGGGCTATATGAAGCATCCCACACAAATGTTTACCCCAGGAATCCAATTTGCTGGCTTCACAGACTGTCTATTCTTTTAGATCAATATATTTAATCACTGAAGAATTAAAGGCTGTTATCTGGATTAGGCTACAGTCTCCACCTGTCAAGTTTGTGAGAAACACcaacaggaaaaggaaaaaggaaaaaggagggagTCACGAACGGGATTTCTCAATTTGTTTGTCCTCAACTCCCACGTCCATTAGTTCAGCCAGCCTAcgcacagaaagacagacagagaagaacagacagagagagggacagagagagagagagaggaaaaataacCCCAGTAGTGTATGCACTGTGAGTTCTGTGAGACGTGAGGATGCCACAGTCTCTGATCAGGTCATCAGATCAGTGGCACCAGTGGTCTCAGAGGAGCTCGACAGAAACAGCAAATCAGATGGAGAGCAGTGGGCCATGAATACAGGATCCCCGGCCATATGGAGGGGAGTCCTGCAGAGATCACTAATTAGGAACATGTAGATTGATGCATGAGCACAAGTAAGTGCATGAAGCTGCAAAGACCTCCACTAACAACCAATGGTTTCGCTTAAACGCGTTCTGCAGAGTACAATCAGTTCCTTCATGGTCACACTGTAAAACCTCCTCACCGCTCGATGGAGACAAGCAAGTTTTCTGGCAAGgacaaaaatcttttttatcaGTAATCCATGCAGAGAGTCCGGCAGAGAGAAGTGTCAACCTTGACTACCTCTGTGACCCAGAGCATGTGGAGGCTGGGGGACGGCTCTCATAATTGAAAGGAAAAATTGAGGCGGCAAAGCACCTTGCCCCAATCGATGAGGGTAATCTCTGTTGCTGAGTAAATCAGTGCTCCAATCAAGTGCAATCCCACCGAGAAGATTCAAGGAATCTCGTACAGTGTTGCTGCTTGAATGCTAAATCTGATTAGGGACAGTGAAAGGGAACGTTTAACAGCTCCAGGGAAATTCAGAAACAAGGCTCAAGGGCAGCACAATCTCCTCTGTTGTCCTTCTTTTAATCACCATACATTTTCTTAGTGGGTGATCAATGGTCTTCTCTGCTGCTAAAGCTCCTTTTTTTATGTCTAATTTCAAGTGGCAGCGTGTTTCAATCAGTCCTACTACATCTCTGCGCTATAGTTAACTGTTATCTTGttgttattgtattattatttcaacAATTCCCATTTATTTCAAGGTAACTTTTGCCTGGTAGTAAATActtgttgctttttctttttcaatatgGCATCACAGTCAGTTTTGGGAAACGTCCTGATGACTGTTCACCCATCTTTTCACATACGACACCGAGCTTTGGTGCATGATATGAAGGAAAATGCCTCCAGGCACAGTACAATAATATGTTGTTCATTAAACCCCCATAAGAACTGAAATCATTCAGGTGAATagtaaaatattgattgatgTTTGCAACCAAGCTCTATTCAAATGTACTGCAATTCAGTAAGGTGTCTGGCACCCAAAACtgccatgcatgtgtgtgtgtgtgtgtgtgtccacatctTGATATAGAAACAACAATACAGTCACCAAGaaattcagtttagtttaggAAGCTCACAGAATGGAGCTTGTGAGAGATTTGTGTCTTTATTGTCCTCTTAGGGATTCAACTAAATCTGacagtggtttttttttttcatgcagttgACAATAAATGGTTGATTGCACAACAATATGAAGTTGTGTCACAGTTTAGTGTTCATGCTCCTCATGTGATTGCTGAAATCAGATCATCTGTGGCCGTGATGATGGACCTCAGGTATACGAGGATTCGTTTTACGGTTCCAAAGTTCACTCAAAATTGTACACACGGTGAGAGGACATAGGAGgcttaaaataaatgataaatggagATAAAACCCACAAAATGTCATAAACTCAGTGACGTAACGCTGCCATGGTACTTTAAATGGCTTTTTGTGATATTTAATCACATTACAATCCACTGTGTGATGCAGGAGAAATGAAATAACATGGACGCCTCTTTTGGAAATGTGATCTGCGGAGCGCAACCCCTGCGCAGATCTCCAGCGGCTGTCCCTGGCACTGGTGCGGACGCTCTCTGTGCGTCCTGTCGAGCTGCCTCAGGAACGCACGGTTTGAGCCACAAGATGCGCACTGGGCGCTACAGCTTGGGAGGAGCTTCGGGATTTTCCCCCCTTGTTTCACGCCACTCTCGGGTGAGGACTCGCTTGCAAAAGGAGATATAGAGGGAAAGGTGAGTCCATCAATATGTGGATAACGTTCATTTAGACTTCAAACGGATAGGTATTGCGAGGCTT
Encoded proteins:
- the trim105 gene encoding tripartite motif containing 105 isoform X1, with amino-acid sequence MAAAPPAAAAAASTKGSLREDLTCAICCDLFREPVMLACMHHFCKPCISRYWRGTQSPVTCPQCRKEFTSKHFQTNYLVTAMVEKVRATTSDSYIKNLEKQLKETLESHRLRKDDFINSIRRDRDKMDAIKRVGADLQARVTGEFRALHQILHDEEACVLEQLRREQEEELEKVQRHLEATELAVRELEDNMRALQQASAATENIVLTELPQLSPCVQLDIAPEFDMNSFSNKYMAPLQYITWRKMFQSLKPGPSPVTFDVDTAHPSIYVSRDKTVAVECDAVIPYTDHNRRFLQCVNILAAQGFQTGRHYWEVEVGSKPKWDVGVASEAVDRHARIKLSPENGYWTLRVRNGNEYSAGTQPWTRLQLSSSPQRLGVFLDCEERRVSFYNADDMSLLYSFTNGPRGTVFPFFSPCISDSSLKPQPIKLLHYPPVALSG
- the trim105 gene encoding tripartite motif containing 105 isoform X2, coding for MAAAPPAAAAAASTKGSLREDLTCAICCDLFREPVMLACMHHFCKPCISRYWRGTQSPVTCPQCRKEFTSKHFQTNYLVTAMVEKVRATTSDSYIKNLEKQLKETLESHRLRKDDFINSIRRDRDKMDAIKRVGADLQARVTGEFRALHQILHDEEACVLEQLRREQEEELEKVQRHLEATELAVRELEDNMRALQQASAATENIVLTEVTYQSPCVQLDIAPEFDMNSFSNKYMAPLQYITWRKMFQSLKPGPSPVTFDVDTAHPSIYVSRDKTVAVECDAVIPYTDHNRRFLQCVNILAAQGFQTGRHYWEVEVGSKPKWDVGVASEAVDRHARIKLSPENGYWTLRVRNGNEYSAGTQPWTRLQLSSSPQRLGVFLDCEERRVSFYNADDMSLLYSFTNGPRGTVFPFFSPCISDSSLKPQPIKLLHYPPVALSG